The nucleotide window CCTTATAGAGGCTTTCATAACTCCCAGGCTTATCGGTTTGGCCTGATTCTTCTATTTCCTTTATCATGGCCTCTACTGGATTTTCCATCGTAATCATGACCTCCCTGATGAACTTTCTGTATCTTCTGTTCCTCCTAATTATCTCCCAGGCTTTCGTTGCGACCTCTATTGGATTGGTTGAATGGTAAAGGACTCCAAGTTCTATCAGCCATTTAGTTACTGCAAGTAATCTCCCAGGGTACGTGGAGATTGCGGGCGTTCCTAGGGCCAATGCTTCTCTGTTCATCGTCCCTCCGGCACCTATCATAATTCTGGCATAGAACAGTAAGCTCATTGTATCCACAACGTTATCGGGAATTATCACGTTTTCAAATCTTTCAAAAACTTTCTTCTGCTCCTCGCTTCTTGGGAATAGCACTATCGGCATGTCTGGCAGAAGGGGAATAACGTCCTCGAGGATGCTTCTCTCCCTGTCTCCATTAAAGTACGTTGCCTTAATTGGCTCTGGTCTCATAACTATGTAGGAATACTTCTCTAATCCGAGCTCCTTAAGAACGCTGTCATCTGGCCTAAATCCGTAGACATTGGCGACTTCCGCTATACTGTTAACTGGCACGAGGGAATTTGGATCGGCCCCACATTTCAATAATTCATAAGCATCTATGACCTTTGGATAGAGTAGCCTTTCCGTGAATGGGAACATCAACTTATTTTGAGGAATAGCTGTCTCGTTGTCTACAAACCCAATCGAACGTATTTTCAAACCAAAAGCTATCCTGGGTGCCTCAGGGTTGTTCTTGTACATAGCTATGTCGGGCTTCTCTTCAATTATCAGCTTCGAAAGCTTGTAAACTCTCTCGGCGCTCGCTAGTAGTTTTCCCTCTAAAGTAACCCCTCCATGCTTTCCAACGCTTATGTAATCTATTCCCAACATGTCGAGTATCTGCGTTAAGCCATCAAACTCCCTCGTGGTAACGAGAACCTCGAATCCCCTTCTTTCAAGTTCCCTTATTATACCCTTGAAGAAATGAGCGTGAGGTGAATTCATGATATCTATCCAAACCTTCATACCTCATTACCCACCAATTATTGGGTTTTGAGTCAGTTATAAGGATTCCCACAAATTCGCTTTCTCCTTCGATTTATATACATTCCTCACACTTTCAGATCAATTTTTCTAATGTCTTGATACTGTCTTATTGAAATGCTCCCTAACTAGTTGCCTGTTCTTGGAACGTAGCTAGAATTATCCCTTTTTCACATTCAGTAGGGAACCCTTAAATATCATCTAAGTAAGCCTCTCCCTGGTGAGAAAATGAGAATAGCTGTAATCGGCCTAGGCTATATAGGATTACCGACTGCGATAATGTTCGCCTCCTCGGGTCACGATGTTATAGGGTATGATATTAGAAGAGATGTGGTGGAGAAAGTTAATAGAGGAATTGCTCACATAGTTGAGCCCGAAATTGGGGAAAGACTACGAGAAGTGGTTTCCAAAGGAAAGCTTAGGGCCACAAGTGATTACAACGACCTGAAGGGGGCGGACGCTTTTATAATATGCGTCCAAACCCCCCTCTCTAATGGAGTTCCAGATTTGACCTACCTAGAGAGTGCGATAAAGACCATAGCCAAGGTGATTGAGAAGGAGGCTTTGGTCGTTATAGAAAGCACAGTGCCCCCAGGAACAACTGAGAGGATGGCTAAGCTTCTTGAAGAATTAACCGGACTTAAGGAAGGCGAAGACTTTTACGTAGCTCACGCTCCTGAGAGGGTGATGCCAGGAAGAATTTTCAAGGAGTTGGTTTACAACTCCAGGATAATTGGAGGGGTAAGTGAAAAAGCGTCAATATTAGCCGAAAAGTTGTACAGATCGTTCGTAAAAGGGAGAATATTCCTAACAACGGCCACAACTGCCGAAATGGTCAAGCTCATGGAGAACACATTCAGGGATGTTAATATTGCCCTCGCCAATGAATTTGCTTTTCTGGCCCATAAGTATGGGGTTAACGTTTACGAGGCTATAGAGTTGGCGAATACCCATCCGAGGGTTAAAATTCACAGACCAGGAATCGGAGTTGGAGGGCACTGTCTCCCCAAGGACCCTTATCTCCTCTTGGCAAATGTTGATGAAGATTTGGGACTGATTAGAAAGGCTAGGAAAATAAATGAAAGCATGCCAAGGTTTGCTGCTAAGCTTTTATTTGAGGCTTTAGGTGAGGCTAACGTTGATCCTGGGGATGCCGTGGTGCTAGTCCTGGGGTTAGCATACAAAGGAGATACTGATGACGTTCGAAATTCTCCAGCCCTAGAATTCATTAAGATTATCGAGAAGGACGTGAAGGAGGTTAGGACTTACGATCCCTATGTAAATGGCACCCACACCATTTTAGAAGAAGCAGTTAAAGGTGTTGATGCTATAATTATAGCGACGGATCATTCGATGTTCAGGGAAATTGAGTGGGATAAGCTCGGAAACCTCATGAGGAATAAGATAATAATCGATGGGAGAAACCTCGTGAAGGAACCTCCCAAGGGGTTTATATTCAAAGGTATAGGGAGGGGCGACGTTTGAGGCCTGCAATAATCTTTGGAACGAGACCGGAGATAATTAAGTTGTCTCCGGTGATAAGGGCTTTTATAAAGAATGACATCCAGCCGATACTAATCCATACGGGACAGCACTATGACTACGAGATGAGTAGCATATTCTTGGAAGAGCTTGAATTGCCAGAGATAGATTATCACTTGGAAGTCGGCTCTGGAACTCAAGCCGAACAAACGGGAATTGCAATGATAAAGATAGAGAAGGTTCTAATGAATGAGGTTCCGGATGTGAGCATAGTTCAAGGAGATACTAACACGGTATTAGCTGGGGCATTGGCCAGCGTAAAGCTGTTAATTCCTGTGGCTCACGTTGAAGCTGGGTTGAGGAGCTTTGATAGAACGATGCCCGAGGAAATAAACAGGATACTCGCCGATCATTCGAGTGAAGTTCTGTTTGCTCCAACGCTTGAAGCTAAGAAGAACCTTGAAAGAGAGGGAATAAGGGAAAACGTCTTTGTCGTTGGTAATACGATAGTTGACGCTGTCCTTCAGAACTCTAAGATTGCCGAGAAGAAGAGCAAGATATTGTCTGAGCTAGGCTTAGAACCAAAAAGCTATATCTTGGTCACCGCGCACAGGAAGGAAAACGTCGACAATAAGGATAGGCTAAAGAAACTTGTCGATATATTAACATCCCTTCCCATGCAGGTCGTATATCCCGTTCATCCTAGGGCCGAGAAGAGGTTAAAAGAATTTGGACTCTGGGATAGGCTTAAGTCCTCGGGAGTAATGCTATTGAAACCTTTAGGCTATCTGGACTTCCTCAAATTAGAGAAGAACGCATTCATAGTCATGACTGATTCAGGCGGAATCCAGGAGGAGGCCATAATCCTAAATGTTCCTTGCTTAACCTTAAGATACAATACGGAAAGACCTGAAACCGTAAAGGCCGGTGGGAACATTTTGGTTGGGGTTGAAAAAGACCTTGCACTCAGGTACGTTAAGAAATTAATTGAAGATGAGGCATTTTATAAGAGAATGGCCTCTGCTAAGAATCCATTTGGCGATGGGAGGTCTGGAGAAAGGATAGTATCCATTTTGATGACCCTCTGGGAGAGTGGAAGACTCAAAGTTAAGACTTCAAACTTCATAACCCCTCAAAAAGCCTAAGGGCAAGAAACTCTGGGAGTCCTGCCTTTAATATCTTTTCAGCGGCCTTTTCGACGTCGTACTCCACTCTAAAGAATTCGATTTTTCCGTTTTCATATAATATTGCATAGCTTGCCCTCCAGTCCCCATCCCTAGGTTGACCTACAGACCCAGGATTTATCACCCGCCTTCCTTTGATCTCTTTCAGCATAGGAACATGGGTGTGTCCAACTATGAGATCATCCTCTCTAATGTACCTTAGGCAGTCCTCAAACTCAGAATCCGGCAACCAGGGAAAGAGGTACTCATCTAG belongs to Pyrococcus abyssi GE5 and includes:
- a CDS encoding DUF354 domain-containing protein, with product MKVWIDIMNSPHAHFFKGIIRELERRGFEVLVTTREFDGLTQILDMLGIDYISVGKHGGVTLEGKLLASAERVYKLSKLIIEEKPDIAMYKNNPEAPRIAFGLKIRSIGFVDNETAIPQNKLMFPFTERLLYPKVIDAYELLKCGADPNSLVPVNSIAEVANVYGFRPDDSVLKELGLEKYSYIVMRPEPIKATYFNGDRERSILEDVIPLLPDMPIVLFPRSEEQKKVFERFENVIIPDNVVDTMSLLFYARIMIGAGGTMNREALALGTPAISTYPGRLLAVTKWLIELGVLYHSTNPIEVATKAWEIIRRNRRYRKFIREVMITMENPVEAMIKEIEESGQTDKPGSYESLYKGSYKQENHGQYQKF
- a CDS encoding UDP-N-acetyl-D-mannosamine dehydrogenase, with protein sequence MRIAVIGLGYIGLPTAIMFASSGHDVIGYDIRRDVVEKVNRGIAHIVEPEIGERLREVVSKGKLRATSDYNDLKGADAFIICVQTPLSNGVPDLTYLESAIKTIAKVIEKEALVVIESTVPPGTTERMAKLLEELTGLKEGEDFYVAHAPERVMPGRIFKELVYNSRIIGGVSEKASILAEKLYRSFVKGRIFLTTATTAEMVKLMENTFRDVNIALANEFAFLAHKYGVNVYEAIELANTHPRVKIHRPGIGVGGHCLPKDPYLLLANVDEDLGLIRKARKINESMPRFAAKLLFEALGEANVDPGDAVVLVLGLAYKGDTDDVRNSPALEFIKIIEKDVKEVRTYDPYVNGTHTILEEAVKGVDAIIIATDHSMFREIEWDKLGNLMRNKIIIDGRNLVKEPPKGFIFKGIGRGDV
- the wecB gene encoding non-hydrolyzing UDP-N-acetylglucosamine 2-epimerase; the protein is MRPAIIFGTRPEIIKLSPVIRAFIKNDIQPILIHTGQHYDYEMSSIFLEELELPEIDYHLEVGSGTQAEQTGIAMIKIEKVLMNEVPDVSIVQGDTNTVLAGALASVKLLIPVAHVEAGLRSFDRTMPEEINRILADHSSEVLFAPTLEAKKNLEREGIRENVFVVGNTIVDAVLQNSKIAEKKSKILSELGLEPKSYILVTAHRKENVDNKDRLKKLVDILTSLPMQVVYPVHPRAEKRLKEFGLWDRLKSSGVMLLKPLGYLDFLKLEKNAFIVMTDSGGIQEEAIILNVPCLTLRYNTERPETVKAGGNILVGVEKDLALRYVKKLIEDEAFYKRMASAKNPFGDGRSGERIVSILMTLWESGRLKVKTSNFITPQKA